Below is a genomic region from Azoarcus sp. KH32C.
TTCCAGCACCAGCGGGTGCAGCCCGAAGCGTCGCCCGATCTCGCCGAGGATTTCCGCGTCCTGCAGGCCATGCACATTGAGCCATACCCGGTTGCGGCCCGGCGTGTAGGCGCGCGACTCCTCGATGCTCGCGAAGCGCTTTTCCTCGATTCCGTCCGTGTCGAACGCGATCAGCGAAATCTGCGGTTTGTCGGTCTTCACCGTGCCGACGTGCACGAGCGATCCGGGGGGCATGCCCGCCTTTGCCGGCGTCAGCGAGTGGGCCTTGCGGGGCTTTGGGGTCCTACCGGTATTTGTCATTTTCGCTTACCGGAAATTGCTACTAATTGGGATATTCCTGCCTTTACAGGGTTGCGCTTGGTCTGGGTATCAGTATTATCCGTGAGGCGCCCTTGTTGCACCGCACGGTGTACAACAAGAAATTACAAAGACCGATGCGCGGGGTGATGGCGTTCACACCTGCTCGTCAGACGTGGAACCGGGGGAGAGTCGGACGTGAGTTCCGGTTGCCTGCCGCTGCGCAGTTGACCTGGGTTCCCACTTTCGAAAGGCCGGTTTTGCGTGATGGTTCATGTCAATTTACCTGTCAGGGAGAACGGCCAATGCCTCTGTTAATCGGAGTGCCTGCTGAGTCCATTCCCGGAGAACGACGCCTCTCGGTCGTGCCGGATGTGGTCAAGAAGTACCTGGGCCTTGGCGCGCAGATGATGATGCAGGCTGGCGCAGGTCAGCCCGCGCATTTGCGCGACGAGATGTTTGCGGATGTGAAGTTCGTGCCGAACGCTGCCGAAGTATGCAGCACGGCCGATGTCGTGCTGTGCGTGCAGCCGCCGTCGGCAGAACTGATCGCAACGATGAAGCCGGGCAGCGTGCTGCTCGGCATGCTGCAGCCGTGGTCGGATGCCGACCGCGCGAAGCAGCTGATGGACAAGCAGATCACTTCGTTTGCACTGGAGCTCCTGCCGCGGATCACCCGCTCGCAGAGCATGGATGTGCTGTCAAGCCAGGCCGCTGTCGCGGGCTATGAGTGCGCGCTGATCGCCGCCGACCACAGCCCGAAGTTCTTCCCGATGCTGACCTACGCCGCGGGCACGATCCGTCCGGCCAAGGTGCTCGTCATCGGTGCAGGCGTCGCGGGCTTGCAGGCAATCGCTACCGCGCGCCGGATCGGCGCGATGGTCGAGGCCTACGACGTGCGTCCCGAGACGCGTGAGCAGATCGAGTCGCTGGGGGCGAAGTTCGTCGACACGGGCGTCTCGGCGGCCGGTACCGGCGGCTATGCGCGCGAGCTCACCGACGAGGAAAAGGCGAAGCAGGCCGAGCGCCTCGCGAAGGCGGTCGCCGGATGCGACGCGCTGATTACCACCGCCGCGATCCCGGGCAAGAAGGCCCCGAAGATCATCACCGCCGACATGATTGCGCGGATGAAGCCGGGTGCGGTCGTCGTCGACATGGCCGCCGAATCGGGTGGCAACGTCGAGGGCACCGTCGCGGGCGAGAAGACCTGGATCAACGACGTCCTCGTCATCGGCCCGACCCATATCGCCAGCCGCATGCCGGTGCATGCGTCCGAAATGTACGCCAAGAACCTCTTCAACTTCC
It encodes:
- a CDS encoding NAD(P) transhydrogenase subunit alpha, with product MPLLIGVPAESIPGERRLSVVPDVVKKYLGLGAQMMMQAGAGQPAHLRDEMFADVKFVPNAAEVCSTADVVLCVQPPSAELIATMKPGSVLLGMLQPWSDADRAKQLMDKQITSFALELLPRITRSQSMDVLSSQAAVAGYECALIAADHSPKFFPMLTYAAGTIRPAKVLVIGAGVAGLQAIATARRIGAMVEAYDVRPETREQIESLGAKFVDTGVSAAGTGGYARELTDEEKAKQAERLAKAVAGCDALITTAAIPGKKAPKIITADMIARMKPGAVVVDMAAESGGNVEGTVAGEKTWINDVLVIGPTHIASRMPVHASEMYAKNLFNFLSPFIKEGALALDWEDEVMAGCCLTHAGELRHAAVRQVLGL